The genomic segment CGCACGGCCTCGACGGGGTTGTCCATGAGGGCGGCGGCTTGGGCGAAGGTCTCGCGGGAGAGGCCTGACAGGAGCTTGACCTCGGGGTCGTTGGCGGGGTCGTCGCGGCGGTAGAACTCGGCGGTGCGGTAGTAGTTCGAGGCGCGCAGCAGGGCCTCGCGGGCACTGACCCGGTTCCCGGCCGCCAGGGCGCTGCTGCCGATGGCATGGACGCGCTGCGCGGTGTTCTTCCACTCCCGCAGCCAGGCATCCTCGTCGCCCTCGGCGATGTTGCGGGCGGTGGCCAGGATCTCGCCCAGGTCGGAGCCGCCGTCGTTGGCGAAGCCCGCCGCCCGCAGCGTCTCGAAGGAGAACGACTCGTCGTCGAACAGGAACTTCATGGTGCACTCCCGGAACCTTGGCGAGACGGAACGGATGCGTCTCGGCTATGGGAGAGACATTAGCGGGCGCACAGTCGAGACGCAACCGTTCCGTCTCGTGATAGTTTCGGAGCATGTCGAGCCCACCCGCACCGCAGAACCCCGAACGCAGGCTCCCTGGTGGACCGGTTCTCCAGGACTCGGTGACCGAGGCGATCGCGGCCGCCTTCTTCGAGGAACTGGCCCAGGTCGGTTACGCCAAGCTCTCCCTGGAGGCTGTCGCCAGGCGCGCCGGAGCGGGCAAGGCCGCCATCTACCGGCGCTGGCCGTCCAAACTGGCGATGACCATCGCCCTGATCTCGCAGGTCGTGTCGAGCGCGGTCGGGATCAGCGACAGTGGCACCCTGCGCGGGGACGTACTCGCGTTCGTCACCGACGCCGCCGCGGCGCTGCGCCACCGGCTCCCCGCGAGGATCGCCCCCGACCTGCTCGCGGAGAGCACCCGTAACCCCGAACTGGCACAGGCCCTCCTCGCCGCGGTGCGCGATCCCCGCCGGGCCAGGGCGGTCGGCATGCTGGAACGGGCCATCGAGCGCGGCGAGTTGCCCGCCGACGTCGATCGCGAGCTCGCACTGGACCTGCTGGCCGGCCCGCTCTACTGGCGGCTGGCGGTGGTGCACGCGCCGACCGCGCCCGACTACCTGGACAGGCTGACCGACAAGATCCTTGCCGCCATCATCGCCTGAGGGCTGTCCCGTAAGTGATCTTCGGTTGGTTGCGGGCGTGGCCGGTGGCCGGTGGCCGAAGCACCCCGTAGAAAGCTGATTCCGGGATGAGACATCGGGAGAGAACGACCCTTTGGCCTACTGGTGCGGGGGCGGGTCGGGCGGGGCGGCGATCTGCCCGGTCGCCGTCAGTGCCAGACGAGAGAACAGGGTTCCTGAGAAACCGAAGAGCAGGGCGGTCGCCATGGCGACCGGCTGATCGGGCGAGTTCCACGAGCTGTCCAGGAAGACCGTGCCGAGGACACTGAGCCGGGGGTCGGCCAGCATCCTGACCAGAAGCAGACCGCCGGTGGCGGCCAGCGCCCCGCCGACGGGCGCGAGGACCAGGACACCCCAGGACGAGTGCCGCTGTGAGCGCAGCACACCGATGACGGGGGAGAGGAAGCCGCCGAGCGCACCGAAGAGCATGGTGGTCGTGTGTCCCAGCACCAGACCGACCAGCAGCAGCGCACCGAGGCCCGTCATCGCCAGCCACAGGGCGATGCGTTGCTGTTCGTACTCGAGTTCCGCCTCGCTGTCCTCGCGCTGGTGCAGAAGTTCGTTGACGGCCAGCAGGAGAGCCTCGGCCTGCGGAGAGTCCGTTGGGTGTGCCGCGAGTTGGGCGGCGAGATCGGTGTCTCCCGCACGCTGGGAGTCGAGCAGGACCAGGCGCGTGAACTGAAGTGAGGAGGCGCGTTCCGC from the Streptomyces sp. RKAG293 genome contains:
- a CDS encoding TetR-like C-terminal domain-containing protein, producing MSSPPAPQNPERRLPGGPVLQDSVTEAIAAAFFEELAQVGYAKLSLEAVARRAGAGKAAIYRRWPSKLAMTIALISQVVSSAVGISDSGTLRGDVLAFVTDAAAALRHRLPARIAPDLLAESTRNPELAQALLAAVRDPRRARAVGMLERAIERGELPADVDRELALDLLAGPLYWRLAVVHAPTAPDYLDRLTDKILAAIIA